In bacterium, the genomic stretch ACTACACCAAATGTGTTAGTAATGCTTTCAGTCCCTCTCCTCTGCCGGATTATTGTTTTCCTGCCGTGTTAAGCAATTGGGACAATACCCCACGCCACGGCTTCAGTCGTGGACTTGTTTATAGGGGGTGTACTCCCGAGGCGTTTCGCAAACACTTGAGAGATGGAATTGACAAGGTAATTGAGCGACCGATTGACCATCGCCTCGTATTCATCCGATCTTGGAACGAATGGGCAGAAGGCAACTATCTGGAACCTGATCATGAATACGGGCGAGCATTCCTAACAGTTGTTAGCGATGAAGTCAACTCCTGTGCCGAAAGTGAATGAAATCTTTTGATCCATTGTTGCTAATGACTCGCGCCGGCACTCCTACGGCAACTCCATTATCGGGAACATCCTTTGTGACAACAGCATTTGCTCCTATTACGACATCATTACCTATGTTTGCTTTGCCGATTAACTTGGCACCGGCGGCAATATATACCCTGTCTCCAATTGTGGGACATCCGCGCTTGTCACCTCTGCCGGCATAACCCAACGTAACGCCTTGGCTAATATTGCAATATTCACCCATTATTACCCCACCAGCTATGAATATACATGAAAAATGTCCGATATACAGACCTTTCCCAATCTTTGCGCTTTCGTGAATATCGATGCCTGTCGCCACTTGTACAGCCTTATGCCAGACAGAGCCAACTAATCGAAGCAATTGATATATTAGTGGTATTCTGGCTTTATTCTCAACCCACCTGATGTAGCGATACTGAGCAAGCGCCCACAGACCCTGGTCCATGACAAGATGATAAAGCCATGATCTTCCGTCCATAAACGCGTAGCGATCTATATCTTCCTTAAAGTTATCGAACATAGCTGCCATTTCCACCAAAACTATTGGCTGAAACCACCCCGATAGAGCCTGAGCAAATCTCTGTCAGTCAATACTTCGTGTGACTTTCTTCCCATAAAATAAAAACCTGATGCGGCATCCAGGGCTGAGTCTTTGTGCATCAAGTAAGGATCAAAATATTTCCATATCATCGCTGTGTAAGAAGCGGCTATCTGCAAAGCCTTACGCATTAGCCTGTTGCTGCTGAAGCTCCACAGGAAATACTTCCAAGCACCTGCGAGTGAGACACCAGGACCGCAAGCCACACCACTATCGATCTCAGAAAAAGCACGAAACAGTCTTCTGTGACCAAGATACGTAAATCGTGTAAAATCATAGCAGCTGCCGTGGACCGGTTGCATAAATGGAGTCTCAGCATATACTAACCCGTCAGACTTCATCACCCGATGAATTTCTTCCACACAGCGATATGGATCCAGAACATGTTCCAAAACAGCCTGTGCTATCACGCCATCAAAAGTATTGTCGACAAACGGAATGTCGTGTGCGTCGCAGATCAACTTTGTTCTGGGACCAAACGAGATATCCGAATCAATCAATTCAATTTGCCTATAGCCCAGTAGATGTTCCATACCTTCACCCAGAATACTTCCCCCAATCACCAACACTCTTGGGGCGGAACACTGCTTAACAAGGGTTTGAGCAAACCTCTCATAGTTGCGGCTTGCACTTACGTTTTTGCCCGAAGTAGGAGTTATCTTTTCAATTAGTTCGGCTATCCTGGAACGTCTCCTAAAGAATGTGGATTTGTGATCTACAAAATCCGACATGGAAAACACACTGTCGTCTTCATTGATCAAAACAGGTATGCCATCAACAACTGGGTAAACCCTACTGCATTCGCTTGAAGCACACTTAAGAGAATCCAAGTCAGACACAAGCACTGATCGACATTTGGGACAACGTAAAGAATTGACAACATCATCCGAAAGGCAAATTCGCTGCATAGTTATATTCCCTCAGGCTGGCTGGAGCATTTAGATACAAACAGACGTCTTTTACCGCCTGCGGTTAATGGTATTTTATCCACAATTACAATGTTGACGGTTACATCATCTCCCAGATAGTCATGTGCTTGATGCAGTATCTTGTCCCGCACAGACTCAAAGTCTATTCCCGGCACAATATTTATATTGAACAGATCAATTTTCTCTTGAACGATCTGAAATGCCTTTACTTCTACAGGCATAGCCAGGAACATTCCAGTAAATACCAACATTAACACAGGCTTTCCAGACGGAGTCACCGCAAAATCAGTCACTCTACCGGATATCTCATCAAGCAATGGCAGACCGCGTCCACAGGAACACAACGAACTTGAAAGGACACCTACATCTTGAATGTTGTAGCGTATGAACGGCATTGAATACTGGTTGAGGTCAGTAATCACCAGTTCTCCTCTCACTCCGGGGGTACAAGGATTGCCTTGTGCATCAACAACCTCAACGATCACATTCTCTGCATTAATGTGATAGCTTTTTCCATGGTCGCACTGACAGGCAATTTCCATTGATTCTCCACCATAGTGGTCGTGCACCCTGCAGCCATATACTGATTCCATCACCTCGCGTTGGAAATCGTATAGTTTCTCTCCCGTAGTAAACACGCTTTGAAATTGAAGCTTTTGCTCGGTGTCGTGAAGTACTTGAGCAAGATAGTGGAGCGCTGAACAATGACCTCGTAGCATCTTGGGTTTAAAATCCAGAATTTGCCGAGCGTATTTTTCTGCATTGCCCTCAAAAAGTTCGAACGAGTCGATCGCCAGCATTCCTGAAAACGCTTCCTCCAAACGGTGCAGCCAGCCATTTCTAAATGCACGATGAGGAGTTCGTGTAATGTTGACATATTTATCACCCAGTTCGTATCCGCCCCATCCCCAAAACCTTGCTATGCTTGCCCATTTCCATGCCTTTTCGCTGTCAGACATCAAAAACTGAAACGGTTCGCCGGTCGATCCGCTGCTGGCCATAACATTCAGCTCATTTGCGTCATATTCAGAGGAAATGGTTTTTGCGGGGTAGTTCGTCTTGAGCAGAGCCTTGTTTATAATTGGCACTTTTGGCAGATCTTGTGCACATTTTATGTCACTCGGAGTCAGACTTACAGAGTCAAAAATTTCCCTGTAGAATTCCACTGTTTCATAAGCATGCTTAACCAGCCGCCTCAGTTTATCATTTTGCAATTCGGTCAACTGAGCCGGCGTCCACCATTGTGATTTATTTAGTTCACTCAGATAACTTGACACCGGCCAGCCTTTTATCCGCTCAGCGACAGGCAGTCCTATTTTTTTGACAACAAAATCTCTGGTTCCCATAAATTGCGTGCCAATCATTTGATACCGTATAATATTGCAAGATCACGTGCACATCTGGGCCAATCATATTTTTCTGCGTTCTTCCTGGCTGCCTTTCCCAAACTCCGGGCACGTTCAGCATCTCTTACTAGAGAAATCACTTCTTCGGCAAGAGCCTCATAGTCACCAACTGGAACAACAAGCCCATTGATGCCGTTTTCTATCATATCTGGTATGCCGCCGGGGTCAGTTGTGATTATGGGCAGCCCCGATGCCGATGCTTCGAGCAGGCACGTGGGAAAACCGTCACTTTTGGACGAGTTTAGAAATATAGATGCCTTGTCGAATTCGGCGGGCACTTGCTCATTTGGCAGCCTGCCAGTAAATCGTACACCTTGCAGGTTGTTTTCAGCTATGTACTGATCAAGCTGCGGCTTTAGTTGGCCGTCGCCGATAAAGGTAATCGTTGCTTCTGGAATCTCTTTCTTTACAATGGCAAAGGCTTTAAGTGCGGTAAGCGGGTCGCACATATCGATAAAATGGCGGATCCATACTATGTCCGATTTCGCATCAGTCCGTTCACGGTAGTGAAATCTATTCAGGTTCACCAGATTCCAAAGCACTTCTGAGGAGACGTTGTATTTGGCAAAGGTTTCTTTCAACAGTGGCGAAACAACCACCAGGACATCCGCCATTTTCAAAAACGGAATAACAATGGTCCCCAGCCTGCGTATCCATATATGCCCCCTGGCTCCATGAAAACTAATGACCAGTCGCTTTTTAACAAACCACTTGTTCAGCGGAGCACAGGCTATAACTGGTAGGAACCCCCACCACGAACAGGCTTGAATGTGAACTACATCACAACTCGGCGCCACTTTTAGGAAACGTAAGGCAGTGACAATGAATTGAAGCAACATACGCAGCGGCAGTAAATAACTAGAGCTGAGACTGTGCAAAATGGTGTCGACCTTTACAACTTCGGCGCCTTCCTTGAATAGTCCATCTACCATGAGATGTGTTTGTATGGTAACTCCGCCGCGTCGAGGTAAATATGGCGCAACCATGCATATCCTCAGCCCCTGAAAAAGCGAATGCCTTTCGGCATTTTCTGTCTGACAAGGTTCACTCACTTCAGATTCTCCATCAGATCAACTGTTGCTCCACAATCTCAAGGCTCCATCCCTAAGAGTCGCGAAACCCACAGCTGCATTTTCGCACCCAGGCCCGGTCACTTCCCAATTGCCGTTTACAATCTCAAGGCGAAAACCCTGCCTGAGTTTCCACCAATCGGCCAAACGGCCGGGCAAAGTGTGCCATGAGCGCCGGTTACCTATCAGTTCGTCTCTTATGTGTCCAAGCAGATCCTGATAGACGCTCATAGCCCGTTTGTCTCTGATATAGTCAGGATGTACGTTAAAGCTCATCAGCCCGTTTCGATCTGATATGATTCCGCACTGTACATTCCATATTTTTGTAGAATAATCGTTCAGTACGCACAGAAGCGAATAATCCTGAATGGTGGTCAGTGGAATTTCCAATACACCATCAATATAGTAAGGAAATACGCTGCAGCACCCACCCTTTTGAGGATCGAGGTGTGCCACATTGGGTACCGACATATCGTAAGAGAATTTAAGTGATGAATACCATTCCTGTCTACGATAAAGCACCCCCGATCTAAAACCTCGCGCACCGAAGTCCTTGCCGTATTTATTGATTTGCTCAATTCTGCTGAGAAAAGTGGCCTCATCTTCAAAAAGATGACCGTCATGGTTGAGATCATGTACATTGATCTCAAAACTTCGATCCCTGAACAACTCAAGCTCATTTGCTGAAATATGATACCGCCGCTCAGGTATCAATTGAAAAGACGACTTTATGCCAAAACTGTCATCTATATCCATCAACTCTCCGCAAAAGCTGAGACCATGCTGAGATTCTACATCATGGGTCATTATGACGCAACTATCAAAACCCTTGGGCCAGAACCAGACAAATGGAATACACTCTGTCTTATCATTCTTGATAATCGATGCAAGAAACAGCCGCATGAGGTCATCAATTGTAGTATCCACGGGCCAATGTGGGAATGGAATGGCATCCCAACCTCTCAGAGCCGCCCGCTGCAGGTATCGACGAAAACCCACACCCATAAATGGCCTGAGAAGATAGTAAATCGATCTTGTCCATTTACTCAGTTTGCCTGAGTGGCCTCTTTCAACGTATTTTTCGTTGAGCAGAACATCTATTAACTGCTGCAGATCACAATGCAAATCGTTTGCCAGTTTAGAAAAGGTTTCTACGACTTCAGATGGAACATCATGTTGGTTTTTTACAATATCATCGGGTAACAGGTAATAGTCCTGCATATAATTAAGCATATCCATTGCCACATTCATATTTTACAAGAATCGGAAATCGCGCGCAGTTCGTCCCACTTCCGGTCTACTAGACATCTAACAACATTCTTATATATGTTGCACTCAGAGTTGTAGTCGTGTAACTCAAGAAATTCCCTGGCCTTTTGCACAAGCCGCACACGTTCTTCAGGGTGCTCATAGAGATATTGTATGTGGTATTTCAGAGATTCGATATCACCCGCACTGAAAAACCTCATCTGATCGTTGCTGAAATAGTAGGTGTGCGTAGGGACATCAGATGCAATACAAGGTATATCAAATACCACATAGTCCAAGAGCTTGCACGATAAATTATACTTGAACGCAATGCTGTCTTTGGCAGGTACAATTGCTACATCCGCATCTTTCAACAGTGCAGGCAGTTCGGTCACACTCACAAATCCATCACTAAAAAAAACATGGTCCTGTAAGCCAAGATCAGCCGTCATTTGTATCAATTCAGTTCTTTGGTCGCCATCACCAATGATGTCGAACCTTATATCAGGAATTACAGGCACAAGCTCCTTTACTGCAAGTATTGCGATATCCAGTCCCAGGCGACGTGCCAATGTGCCATGATAGACCATCCGATAGGATGAATCCCGCTTTTGAGATATGCCTACGGTCTTTCTGTCCCACATCGCGGGATCTGCAGCGTTCATTACCACAGCACCTTTGCGTTTTTTCAGACCATTTTGCAGTAGTCTTCCAAACTTCGTATGTTCAGTGCATATAACATAGTCAGAAAACCACATCGACAGCCTTTCTTCCCAAAATAACAGGGGTGTGAGTATTTTAAGTAACGGACCATGAAACTTCTCTTGGTAATTTTCAGGTACAGCATCATGCACATCTAACAGAACCCTTGTTCCGAACAACCGCAAAGGTAACGCAGAAAACACCAGGAAATTTGGCATGTTATTTACGTGAACAAGCGAAAGTCGGTGTTGAAAAAGATGTGCACGCAACATTATCCAACTGCACCGCATGCAAAAAATGATGTATGCCATTATCATTTTGATTTGGGATTGCCCGTAGCTGCGCTCCATCGGATAGAAAAACCTGACATGTTCAGTATCCTGGTTTTCGTTGCCTTTTTTATAACGAAGAGATATCATATCCACGTCATATCCCGACTCAACCAGATTCGACACATGACGGCGAATACGATCGTCATTGTAATAGAAAGAGTAACTTATCATAGCCACTCTCTTACGATCCTTGTTTGTTGATGAAACCATTTTCATTTATCCCATGTGCCTGTACATTGTATTACCGGTTAGTTCAAAAAGCTTATCGGGCAAAATCGAAAACACCCGCTTTGCAAGATGCATAATTGCACCATCTCCTGTGTAATCAATCGATGTGCTGGGATGGCGATAATACTCAATCATCGTTCTTTTGGAGTTCCAACGATCCTTGAACGTTACCAAGCCAACATTTTCTGGTTCACTTCGCCCTAAGTCGAACTCGGTTGCACCACTGGCCTTTGCGTCCAAAATGGCCCGCCAGAATAGCATCGGGGTTGCGGATAAGTTCGCAAAATGAGGATCTGAACAGCCATACTTATAGTAACAGGTCTCCCGGTGGAAAAGAGTGACAATTGAAGCCACTGGAATATCATCCTTCGAAGCAACTCGGATTGTGACATTTTTACCCAAACATTCTATTAAACAGCGAAACCATGACAATGGTTGAGGCGGTAATTGGTGCTTGCGTCGAGTCATAATAAGAAGATGATAAAACTTGGTGAGCAGATCATCGGAGTGGCCTTCTTCGATGGTCAGACACTCGCGTTCAGCCCGCTTTATACGTCTTCTGACGCAGGATTCGTGAAACCCACCCAACAGTGTTTCCTCACTTGGAGTCAAGTTAACTCTATGCAGACAGTATTTTCGACTGACTGTCAGGTCACTATCAACAACAGCTTCTTTAGGCAGAAACGTGACGGGTCTGATCTCGACATAACTTAACCGTCGTTTTTGCATGTCTTGAGCGACTTGATGCAATATTTCAACCAGTTGGGAGTCTTGTGTAAGCAATGGTTCGCAGTAATCCGAGAACGGCAGGGACACAATCCTTCTACCGGTTAAGCAACTTTTGATGACGCAAAATGGAATCCCATTCTCCAGATCAGCGCCGGGTGGAGTGGTTGTGTAAACAATTGGCTCATACCCGTACGTCCGCCGCAGTGCCTCCAGCCAACCGCGTGTGTGAAAGACTGAAGCATTGGGATGCCGATTTACAAGCTCCGTCCATCGAGGATCAGTCAGGGGATCAATAGCAAGCATTTGTGCCGAGTACCTCCCTGTATACCTCAACTGTTTTCTCGGCAATAATCTCCTTACTGAAGCTTGCTAAAGCTTCTTTTCGAGCCTCATCGCCCATCCTTTTGCGCAGTTTGGTATCCGACAATAACTTGATGCACCTGTCCGCAAAAGCATTTTCGTCGCCTACTGGCACGAGATATCCAGTCCGCCCGTCATCAATCAGACTCGAAGGACCACCGGAATCCGTGCTGACAACAGGTTTTCCCGCTGCCATACCTTGAGATAAGGCTAGGCAAAAAGTTTCGTGTGAGGAGAAGTGGCACACGATAGAACTCTGAGCATATTGTTTTTCCAATTCAGACTGATCTAGAGTCCCTAAGAAATGCACATTGTCTGCCAAACTCAAGTCTGAAACCAATGCGTTGACTTCCTTTGAGTACAGTCTGCTGCTGGCAATACCTGCGATCATGAGTTTCGAGTCAGGAACTCTATCCAAAATCAGACGAAATGCGTGAATCAGACCTGTTATATTCTTAAGTGGGCTAATATTGCCTACATAGAGCAAAAAACTACCAGCGTCGGCATTAGGAATGTGAAAGAAAGAATCGTCTACAGCGTTGGGAATTATTCTAATCCCGCCACGTATAAGTGGCTTATATTCGCTGACAACATAAGGACTTACAGGAATAACATAATCCGAAAGTAATAGTGCTTTTTTTGTAAGATGATTAAGAAGCGAACGGTTGAGTAATAATACAATGCTTCCCGTCGTATACTTTTGTTCACGATGAATGACCCCATGTATCGTGAACACTGTGGGATATTGCGCATTGGATCCAGCCAAGGCACCACATGGATGCTCAGCATGAACAAGATCAGGATGCCACTTATCAATTGCACTGCTCAGACGTCGGATATTCGCTATCATATTGGGCATCAAGCGTCGTTTTTTTTCTGCAAGATAATGTACAGTAACGTTTTTGTGCTTTACCAGTGTGTCTCTATCGACAGATTTGGTCGGTGCAAAGATACGTAAATCTACGTCATCACGTTGTATAAGGCCCTGAACAAGATAATGGGTCGCAGCTTCAACTCCACCACGCAATACATATGGATTCAGTGGATATGGCCCAACAATAGCCACTTTCACGATTTCATCTCCCCAAAATTCTTCACGTGGGCAACAAAATCGGTAGCAAATTTCTTCAGACGCTCAAGATCGGTCTCATCATCCTCAATAATCTGAGTGGAAAATCTATACCACTTAAATTGCCTTGCCTCAACCTCACTTTTGATCGCCGGCTTGTCCCAGGGGTGTAGAATCAATCGAATGGCATCATGCCAGAGGTTATCTCGGTTCTTCTTCCAGACATCGCTAGTACGCGGCATGTTCTCGCGATCGAACATATACCAATACATTACAAGCCCATCACCATAATCACTTGTTGTATGCAACAGCGTAGCTTTCACTGTGGTTTTAAAAGGCTTATCAAAATGCAAAGTTACTATCTTGTCACCGCTGATTGGCGTGCCTCCACCCTGTATGCACATATGGGGATCATGGAAGCCTGCTGGGTCTCGTGACGCAGAAATGAATACCTGCATCTGCGTTCCATATTCGGAGTTGTTAGTATATAAGCGGCTTAACAGATCTGCCTGCTTTAGCCAGTCTCGCGTAGTTTTGTCGATCGACATATCTTCTCCGGTCCATTTGCCAAACTGTGTCGGTATGTCAGCTCTAGCAAGTCGCCCCCTTGTCTGAGGATAGATCGGGCTTGTATGCATGTTGCAATAGGTCGTAACAGCCAAAACAGCACAAACCAGAACCCCCATGATTCCACCTCCCACGACCCTATGTGAATCTTGAATGGCAGGAACCTGATTCGTATCAGATGATATTCCGAAAGACCGTATGCCGATGAGCTTAGCCAAACCAAAAAGCAGAAAGAAACATATGATAAGGCTTAAATAGCCGCTATAGTCGTGGAATTTATGCATGGCATCCGAAGACTGTGTCCAGATACCAGCATATCCAATCATTGCAATTCTGAGCACATTTATAAAAAGGCTCAAAGGAAATGAAATTGCAAGTAATATTGCTTTTTTCCACCACTGCGCCCTTACAAGACAAATGAAGAAAACCGTAAAAGTCAGCAATGATATCAATGTTCTAAGGCCACTGCATGGCACACCCACAATAAGCGGTCCAGGCAAATAGTCTGAATAGACAGTTGCTCCCGAGAGTGTTGAATTGTATCCAGTAAGTGTAAGCAATTTAGCTGCCAGACCAGCGGACTGCCATTGCAGTTTTGTGGTCGCAGCATCAAGCAGGTTTGATGACAGCGGTATCATACTTAGGAGGAATGCCACAGGCACAAAAAGCAGCCTTGTGATGCGAGGACCAAGAAGTGACATAATGATGGCAAATAACATCATTATGAAGACAACCGCATTCAACGAACCAGAAAGGGTCCACCTGGCCAAAACAAAGAGCAGGGCTGAGACAACAAGAACGATAAATCCTATCCAAGACGGTTTCGCCAATGTGTCACTTAAGCGTTTTCGATTTGCCCAAACCATGTAACCAGCTATAAAAGGCACAAGCGGCCCGTGGGAAAAGTAACTGTATGGCGCGTTCCATATTTTCCACCAGTCTTTTAGTACAGGCCACTGTACTGTTATAAACAGTCCACCCACCAAAACCAATGGCCAATATCGAACCATAATCCTTGCTGATGAACTTGATGATTGAACGCCTTGGGACTTTCCCATCTACACAATCCTCCTAAGACCGGCTTTCAATCCGGATTTCCTCGGGGTATCGGATAAATTCATGCTAATAATCTGTATGGTTGATAGTAGCTCTTCCAATACAATGGTATTCAAACCCTTTACTACGTATTCGTTCAGGATCAAACATGTTTCTTCCGTCGAAGATCAATGGAACACGCATGATGTGCTTGAGTCGATCGAAGTCCAGGAACTTGAACTCATTCCATTCGGTTACAATAACAATTGCATCGGCATCTTCCGCTGCCATATATGGATCTTTGCAGTAATGATAAGCCTGACACGCCTGCCTGGCGTTTTCCATGGCTATCGGATCATAAGCCGTTAGCTGAGCACCTTCGGCATTTAGCTCAGCCATTATTTGCAATGACTTACCGTCTCGAAGGTCATCAGTGTTTGGCTTAAATGCAAGTCCAAGCACGGCTATTTTCTTACCAGCCAGGCTGCCCAAAACATTCTTGATTCTATTGACAAACCGACTCGGCTGCTCGGAGTTGATGCTTATTACCGATTTGAGCAGTCCGAAATCGTATCCATGCCTGTCGGCTATGGCAACAAGGCAAGCAGTATCTTTTCCGAAGCACGACCCGCCCCATCCGAGTCCGGCATTCAAAAACGCCGTCCCTATTCGGCTATCAAGGCCAATTCCCTTCGCCACTTTGTGCACATCGGCCCCCACCAACTCGCATATATTAGCTATTGCATTGATAAAAGAAATCTTGGTTGCAAGGAACGCATTTGATGCGTATTTGATTACCTCAGCAGAATGCACATCTGTTAGTACCATTGGTCGTTCAAGCGGAGCATAAAGCTCCACCAGCCGCATTGCAGCGCGTTGTGAGTAAGATCCTATCACGATTCTGTCCGGCTTTAGGGTATCAGTTACCGCATTGCCTTCTCGAAGAAATTCAGGATTCGAGACGACATCGAATTCAATTGAATCATCTGTGCGGTTGGCAAGTATGATCTCCTTTACCAAGTCTGCTGTCCCCACCGGCACAGTGCTTTTGTTGACAACCACCTTGTAATCCGACATGTTTTGTGCAATGGTCTTCGCCACAGCCTCGACAGCGCTAAGGTCAGCATAACCATCATCTCCGGGTGGAGTTCCGACCGCGATAAAGATCA encodes the following:
- a CDS encoding glycosyltransferase; amino-acid sequence: MISYSFYYNDDRIRRHVSNLVESGYDVDMISLRYKKGNENQDTEHVRFFYPMERSYGQSQIKMIMAYIIFCMRCSWIMLRAHLFQHRLSLVHVNNMPNFLVFSALPLRLFGTRVLLDVHDAVPENYQEKFHGPLLKILTPLLFWEERLSMWFSDYVICTEHTKFGRLLQNGLKKRKGAVVMNAADPAMWDRKTVGISQKRDSSYRMVYHGTLARRLGLDIAILAVKELVPVIPDIRFDIIGDGDQRTELIQMTADLGLQDHVFFSDGFVSVTELPALLKDADVAIVPAKDSIAFKYNLSCKLLDYVVFDIPCIASDVPTHTYYFSNDQMRFFSAGDIESLKYHIQYLYEHPEERVRLVQKAREFLELHDYNSECNIYKNVVRCLVDRKWDELRAISDSCKI
- a CDS encoding glycosyltransferase yields the protein MKVAIVGPYPLNPYVLRGGVEAATHYLVQGLIQRDDVDLRIFAPTKSVDRDTLVKHKNVTVHYLAEKKRRLMPNMIANIRRLSSAIDKWHPDLVHAEHPCGALAGSNAQYPTVFTIHGVIHREQKYTTGSIVLLLNRSLLNHLTKKALLLSDYVIPVSPYVVSEYKPLIRGGIRIIPNAVDDSFFHIPNADAGSFLLYVGNISPLKNITGLIHAFRLILDRVPDSKLMIAGIASSRLYSKEVNALVSDLSLADNVHFLGTLDQSELEKQYAQSSIVCHFSSHETFCLALSQGMAAGKPVVSTDSGGPSSLIDDGRTGYLVPVGDENAFADRCIKLLSDTKLRKRMGDEARKEALASFSKEIIAEKTVEVYREVLGTNACY
- a CDS encoding glycosyltransferase family 4 protein, with protein sequence MSEPCQTENAERHSLFQGLRICMVAPYLPRRGGVTIQTHLMVDGLFKEGAEVVKVDTILHSLSSSYLLPLRMLLQFIVTALRFLKVAPSCDVVHIQACSWWGFLPVIACAPLNKWFVKKRLVISFHGARGHIWIRRLGTIVIPFLKMADVLVVVSPLLKETFAKYNVSSEVLWNLVNLNRFHYRERTDAKSDIVWIRHFIDMCDPLTALKAFAIVKKEIPEATITFIGDGQLKPQLDQYIAENNLQGVRFTGRLPNEQVPAEFDKASIFLNSSKSDGFPTCLLEASASGLPIITTDPGGIPDMIENGINGLVVPVGDYEALAEEVISLVRDAERARSLGKAARKNAEKYDWPRCARDLAILYGIK
- a CDS encoding class I SAM-dependent methyltransferase; translated protein: MINEDDSVFSMSDFVDHKSTFFRRRSRIAELIEKITPTSGKNVSASRNYERFAQTLVKQCSAPRVLVIGGSILGEGMEHLLGYRQIELIDSDISFGPRTKLICDAHDIPFVDNTFDGVIAQAVLEHVLDPYRCVEEIHRVMKSDGLVYAETPFMQPVHGSCYDFTRFTYLGHRRLFRAFSEIDSGVACGPGVSLAGAWKYFLWSFSSNRLMRKALQIAASYTAMIWKYFDPYLMHKDSALDAASGFYFMGRKSHEVLTDRDLLRLYRGGFSQ
- a CDS encoding serine acetyltransferase — its product is MFDNFKEDIDRYAFMDGRSWLYHLVMDQGLWALAQYRYIRWVENKARIPLIYQLLRLVGSVWHKAVQVATGIDIHESAKIGKGLYIGHFSCIFIAGGVIMGEYCNISQGVTLGYAGRGDKRGCPTIGDRVYIAAGAKLIGKANIGNDVVIGANAVVTKDVPDNGVAVGVPARVISNNGSKDFIHFRHRS
- the xrt gene encoding exosortase, translating into MGKSQGVQSSSSSARIMVRYWPLVLVGGLFITVQWPVLKDWWKIWNAPYSYFSHGPLVPFIAGYMVWANRKRLSDTLAKPSWIGFIVLVVSALLFVLARWTLSGSLNAVVFIMMLFAIIMSLLGPRITRLLFVPVAFLLSMIPLSSNLLDAATTKLQWQSAGLAAKLLTLTGYNSTLSGATVYSDYLPGPLIVGVPCSGLRTLISLLTFTVFFICLVRAQWWKKAILLAISFPLSLFINVLRIAMIGYAGIWTQSSDAMHKFHDYSGYLSLIICFFLLFGLAKLIGIRSFGISSDTNQVPAIQDSHRVVGGGIMGVLVCAVLAVTTYCNMHTSPIYPQTRGRLARADIPTQFGKWTGEDMSIDKTTRDWLKQADLLSRLYTNNSEYGTQMQVFISASRDPAGFHDPHMCIQGGGTPISGDKIVTLHFDKPFKTTVKATLLHTTSDYGDGLVMYWYMFDRENMPRTSDVWKKNRDNLWHDAIRLILHPWDKPAIKSEVEARQFKWYRFSTQIIEDDETDLERLKKFATDFVAHVKNFGEMKS
- a CDS encoding UDP-glucose/GDP-mannose dehydrogenase family protein, encoding MKLCIIGAGYVGLVTGAVFADLGYMVYCADTDSNKIDMLNSGRMPIYEPGLEEIVERNTRDGRLFFSTDIGECVNRSEVIFIAVGTPPGDDGYADLSAVEAVAKTIAQNMSDYKVVVNKSTVPVGTADLVKEIILANRTDDSIEFDVVSNPEFLREGNAVTDTLKPDRIVIGSYSQRAAMRLVELYAPLERPMVLTDVHSAEVIKYASNAFLATKISFINAIANICELVGADVHKVAKGIGLDSRIGTAFLNAGLGWGGSCFGKDTACLVAIADRHGYDFGLLKSVISINSEQPSRFVNRIKNVLGSLAGKKIAVLGLAFKPNTDDLRDGKSLQIMAELNAEGAQLTAYDPIAMENARQACQAYHYCKDPYMAAEDADAIVIVTEWNEFKFLDFDRLKHIMRVPLIFDGRNMFDPERIRSKGFEYHCIGRATINHTDY
- a CDS encoding GNAT family N-acetyltransferase, whose product is MLAIDPLTDPRWTELVNRHPNASVFHTRGWLEALRRTYGYEPIVYTTTPPGADLENGIPFCVIKSCLTGRRIVSLPFSDYCEPLLTQDSQLVEILHQVAQDMQKRRLSYVEIRPVTFLPKEAVVDSDLTVSRKYCLHRVNLTPSEETLLGGFHESCVRRRIKRAERECLTIEEGHSDDLLTKFYHLLIMTRRKHQLPPQPLSWFRCLIECLGKNVTIRVASKDDIPVASIVTLFHRETCYYKYGCSDPHFANLSATPMLFWRAILDAKASGATEFDLGRSEPENVGLVTFKDRWNSKRTMIEYYRHPSTSIDYTGDGAIMHLAKRVFSILPDKLFELTGNTMYRHMG